Proteins encoded by one window of Pseudomonas tructae:
- the ggt gene encoding gamma-glutamyltransferase, whose amino-acid sequence MRVVMFRSLALGAAILASNAAYAVTLEGGAVAAPDQYGAQVAADILKKGGNAVDAAVATAFTLAVTYPEAGNIGGGGFMTLYVDGKAYFLDYRETAPKAASRNMYLDDKGEIIENLSLVGSRAAGVPGTVMGLWEAHQKFGKLPWAELLTPAVGYAKNGFKVASKQYQYREDALGLFKDSTNFNDYFGSMKVGETFKQPELAQTLERIADKGVSEFYQGKTADLLVAQMQADKGLISKDDLKDYKAVWREPMKIDWRGNVVYTAPLPSSGGIALAQLLGIKQARAADFQGVELNSARYIHLLAEIEKRVFADRADYLGDPAFSKVPVEQLIAKDYIAKRAQEVNPAAISETEKVRPGLEPHQTTHFSIVDRQGNAVSNTYTLNWDYGSGVVVKGAGFLLNDEMDDFSSKPGVANAFGVVGGDANAIEPGKRMLSSMSPSLVTRDGNVTLVLGTPGGSRIFTSIFQVLNNLYDYNLPLEKAVAAQRVHHQLLPKDTIYFDAFAPLTGEVAQDLKKMGYTLEDQGWEMGDIQAIRVNGKVLETASDPRGRGVGQIVK is encoded by the coding sequence ATGCGCGTTGTGATGTTCCGATCCCTGGCTCTGGGCGCCGCAATCCTCGCCAGTAACGCGGCTTACGCGGTGACGCTGGAAGGCGGTGCGGTCGCCGCCCCTGATCAATATGGTGCACAGGTTGCTGCCGATATCCTCAAGAAGGGTGGCAACGCGGTGGACGCAGCGGTGGCCACCGCCTTCACCCTGGCGGTCACCTACCCCGAGGCGGGCAACATCGGCGGCGGTGGTTTCATGACCCTCTATGTCGACGGCAAGGCCTACTTCCTCGACTACCGCGAAACCGCGCCGAAGGCCGCCAGCCGCAACATGTACCTGGACGACAAGGGTGAGATCATCGAGAACCTCAGCCTGGTCGGCTCCCGCGCCGCCGGCGTACCCGGTACGGTGATGGGGCTGTGGGAGGCGCATCAGAAGTTTGGCAAGCTGCCCTGGGCCGAGCTGCTGACCCCGGCGGTCGGCTACGCCAAGAACGGCTTCAAGGTTGCCTCCAAACAGTACCAGTACCGCGAAGATGCCCTGGGCCTGTTCAAGGACAGCACCAACTTCAACGACTATTTCGGCAGCATGAAAGTCGGCGAGACCTTCAAGCAGCCAGAGCTGGCGCAGACCCTGGAGCGCATTGCCGACAAGGGCGTCAGCGAGTTCTATCAGGGCAAGACCGCCGACCTTCTGGTGGCGCAGATGCAGGCCGACAAGGGCCTGATCAGCAAGGACGACCTCAAGGATTACAAGGCCGTATGGCGTGAGCCGATGAAGATCGACTGGCGCGGCAACGTCGTCTACACCGCGCCACTGCCAAGCTCGGGCGGCATCGCGCTGGCGCAACTGCTGGGTATCAAGCAAGCGCGCGCCGCTGACTTCCAGGGTGTCGAGCTGAACTCGGCGCGTTACATTCACCTGCTGGCCGAAATCGAAAAACGCGTGTTCGCCGACCGTGCCGACTACTTGGGCGACCCGGCGTTCTCCAAGGTGCCGGTTGAGCAACTGATCGCCAAGGACTACATCGCCAAGCGCGCTCAGGAGGTCAATCCGGCTGCCATCTCGGAAACCGAGAAAGTCCGCCCGGGCCTTGAACCGCACCAGACCACGCACTTCTCCATCGTCGACCGGCAGGGTAACGCGGTCAGCAACACTTACACCCTGAACTGGGACTACGGCAGTGGCGTAGTGGTCAAGGGTGCAGGCTTTTTGCTCAACGACGAAATGGACGACTTCAGTTCCAAGCCAGGTGTGGCCAACGCCTTTGGTGTGGTCGGCGGCGATGCCAACGCGATCGAGCCGGGCAAGCGTATGCTCTCGTCGATGAGCCCGAGCCTGGTAACCCGCGATGGCAATGTCACCCTGGTGCTGGGCACCCCGGGTGGCTCGCGGATCTTCACCTCGATCTTTCAGGTGCTGAACAACCTGTATGACTACAACCTGCCGCTGGAAAAAGCCGTGGCTGCGCAGCGCGTGCATCACCAGTTGCTGCCCAAGGACACGATCTACTTCGATGCCTTTGCTCCGCTTACCGGCGAGGTCGCGCAAGACCTGAAGAAGATGGGTTACACCCTGGAAGATCAGGGTTGGGAGATGGGCGACATCCAGGCCATCCGGGTCAATGGCAAGGTGCTGGAAACCGCTTCCGATCCGCGTGGGCGGGGAGTGGGGCAGATCGTTAAGTAA
- a CDS encoding LysR family transcriptional regulator, whose amino-acid sequence MKARSDELQVFVSVIEFGSISAAAEQGGQTPSAISRTLSRLEAKLGTTLINRTTRRMDLTEEGRFFFERAKAILQQMDELEEHLSLHHLTPSGRLRINAALPFMLHAIVPWVGEFRALYPQIQLELNTSDLIIDLIEQSTDVAIRIGELADSSLHARSLGCSPLNVLASPEYLARHGAVQRVEDLQQHVLLGFTQTETLNHWPLRHAEGDRLLIRPSLSASSGETLRELALAGEGIVCLSHFMTHEDIRSGRLQVILAEHNSGYRQPINAVYYRNTQLALRIQCFLDFIQKKLAIYAC is encoded by the coding sequence GTGAAAGCCAGGTCCGATGAATTGCAGGTGTTCGTCTCGGTGATCGAGTTCGGCTCGATTTCCGCAGCCGCCGAGCAGGGCGGGCAGACGCCTTCGGCGATCAGCCGGACCTTGTCGCGCCTGGAGGCCAAGCTTGGCACCACGCTGATCAACCGTACCACCCGGCGCATGGACCTGACCGAAGAAGGGCGGTTCTTCTTCGAGCGGGCCAAGGCGATCCTGCAGCAGATGGACGAACTCGAGGAGCATCTGTCGCTGCACCACCTGACGCCGTCGGGGCGGTTGCGCATCAACGCGGCGCTGCCGTTCATGCTGCACGCCATCGTGCCCTGGGTCGGTGAGTTTCGTGCGTTGTATCCGCAGATCCAGCTGGAGCTCAACACCAGCGACCTGATCATCGACCTGATCGAGCAAAGCACTGATGTGGCCATCCGCATTGGCGAGCTGGCCGACTCCAGTCTGCATGCCCGTTCGCTGGGCTGCAGCCCGCTGAACGTGCTGGCCAGTCCTGAGTACCTGGCCCGTCACGGCGCCGTACAGCGTGTCGAAGACTTGCAACAGCATGTGCTGCTGGGCTTCACCCAGACCGAGACCCTCAACCACTGGCCATTGCGCCATGCCGAAGGCGATCGCCTGCTGATCCGCCCGAGCCTGTCGGCGTCCAGTGGGGAAACCCTGCGCGAATTGGCCCTGGCCGGCGAGGGCATCGTCTGCCTGTCGCACTTCATGACCCATGAAGACATCCGCAGCGGGCGCCTGCAGGTGATCCTGGCCGAGCACAACAGTGGTTATCGCCAGCCGATCAATGCGGTGTACTACCGCAACACCCAGCTGGCCTTGCGCATCCAGTGCTTTCTCGACTTCATTCAGAAGAAGCTGGCGATCTACGCCTGCTGA
- a CDS encoding methyl-accepting chemotaxis protein, with translation MNSWFANISVNLKLGLGFGLVLLLTGLLALTGWNSLGSLINRSNWMSDITQLNGDLTDLRISRLQYMLTNGDDAAAGNVQVKLNAFSEQQKKLLKSFKSPENIKLLQDLGQTIGEYQVSINKMRAGYKTSLAARDSMNQAASRAIELIEAINRDVLALPEGDRLAQFRTITQTKEQLLLVRLAVRSYIADISSETEQLALRQLDTALAEIAGLNSQLPGEATRIKQFESAVMAYRDAVRQFRDATADVAVARQEMTVQGADIVKTSDALYQIQLERRDAESVQARSLQLTATLLALLVGVLAAWIITRQITRPLRETLAVVEKIAAGDLTHNLRVTRRDELGVLQQGIQRMGSTLRDLITGIRDGVTQIASAAEELSAVTEQTSAGVNSQKVETDQVATAMHEMAATVQEVARNAEHASQAATDADSQARAGDQVVAQAISQIERLAEEVHRSTEAMGQLQQESQKIGSVMDVIKSVAEQTNLLALNAAIEAARAGEAGRGFAVVADEVRGLAQRTQKSTEEIEELVAGLQSGTQQVANVMLGSRNLTASSVELTRKAGSSLESITRTVSNIQSMNQQIAAAAEQQSAVAEEISRSIINVRDVSEQTAAASDETAASSVELARLGNQLQTMVSHFRV, from the coding sequence ATGAATAGCTGGTTTGCCAACATCAGCGTCAACCTGAAACTCGGCCTGGGCTTTGGCCTGGTGCTGTTGCTTACCGGCCTGCTGGCCCTGACCGGCTGGAACAGCCTGGGCAGCCTGATCAATCGCAGCAACTGGATGAGCGACATCACCCAGCTGAACGGCGACCTGACCGACCTGCGCATCTCCCGCCTGCAGTACATGTTGACCAATGGCGACGACGCAGCGGCCGGCAATGTCCAGGTCAAGCTCAATGCCTTCAGTGAACAACAGAAAAAGCTGTTGAAGAGCTTCAAGAGCCCCGAGAACATCAAGCTGCTCCAGGACCTGGGGCAGACCATTGGCGAGTACCAGGTGTCGATCAACAAGATGCGCGCCGGTTACAAGACCAGCCTGGCCGCGCGCGACTCGATGAACCAGGCCGCAAGCCGCGCCATCGAGCTGATCGAAGCGATCAACCGCGACGTGCTGGCCCTGCCCGAGGGTGACCGGCTGGCGCAGTTCCGCACCATCACCCAGACCAAGGAACAACTGCTGTTGGTTCGCCTGGCCGTGCGCAGCTACATCGCCGACATCAGCAGCGAGACCGAGCAACTGGCCCTGCGTCAGCTCGATACCGCCCTGGCCGAAATCGCCGGCCTGAACAGCCAATTGCCAGGCGAAGCGACGCGCATCAAACAGTTCGAAAGCGCCGTCATGGCCTACCGTGACGCCGTACGCCAGTTCCGCGACGCCACAGCCGATGTTGCCGTGGCACGTCAGGAGATGACGGTCCAAGGGGCTGACATCGTCAAGACCAGCGACGCCCTGTACCAGATCCAGCTCGAGCGTCGTGACGCCGAAAGCGTGCAGGCCCGTAGCTTGCAACTGACCGCCACCCTGCTGGCACTGCTGGTCGGCGTACTGGCAGCGTGGATCATCACCCGGCAGATCACCCGCCCGCTGCGTGAAACTCTGGCAGTAGTCGAGAAAATCGCCGCCGGCGACCTGACTCACAACCTGCGTGTCACCCGCCGCGACGAACTGGGTGTGCTGCAGCAAGGCATCCAGCGCATGGGCTCGACCCTGCGCGACCTGATCACCGGCATTCGCGACGGCGTCACCCAGATCGCCAGCGCAGCTGAAGAGCTGTCGGCCGTCACCGAGCAAACCAGCGCCGGGGTCAACAGCCAGAAAGTTGAAACCGATCAGGTCGCTACCGCCATGCACGAAATGGCCGCGACCGTACAGGAAGTGGCACGCAACGCCGAGCACGCCTCGCAAGCGGCCACCGATGCCGATAGCCAGGCCCGTGCCGGTGACCAGGTGGTTGCCCAAGCCATCAGCCAGATCGAACGCCTGGCAGAAGAAGTGCATCGCTCCACCGAAGCCATGGGCCAACTGCAGCAGGAAAGCCAGAAGATCGGCAGCGTCATGGACGTGATCAAATCGGTGGCTGAGCAAACCAACCTGCTGGCCCTCAACGCCGCCATCGAAGCGGCCCGTGCCGGTGAAGCCGGGCGTGGTTTTGCCGTGGTCGCCGACGAAGTTCGCGGCCTGGCCCAGCGTACGCAAAAATCCACCGAAGAGATCGAAGAGCTGGTGGCTGGCCTGCAGAGCGGTACCCAGCAGGTCGCCAATGTGATGCTCGGCAGCCGCAACCTGACGGCCAGCAGCGTCGAGCTGACTCGCAAGGCCGGTTCCTCGCTGGAAAGCATCACTCGCACAGTGTCGAACATTCAGTCGATGAACCAGCAGATTGCTGCAGCGGCGGAACAGCAGAGCGCGGTGGCCGAAGAGATCAGCCGCAGCATCATCAATGTGCGCGATGTGTCCGAGCAGACGGCTGCGGCCAGTGACGAGACCGCGGCCTCCAGTGTTGAACTGGCGCGCCTGGGCAACCAGTTGCAGACGATGGTCAGCCACTTCCGCGTCTAA
- a CDS encoding DMT family transporter yields MPRPTALDAVSQPLKGIALVVLATLLFASHDALSKYLAGFYPILWVVWARYLVHTLLMMVIFLPQSGLRVLRTRRPGLQTLRALCLLGTSLLFTTALQYIPLAEATAVNFLAPLLVTALSLPLLGEKVTRGQWVAVLVSFVGVTVIIHPGGALFTPAVLLPFGSALCFCFYQLLTRKLSGTDSPTTSNFFTGLLNTLVMSAVVPMFWQTPSLVHGLMAVALGTCGMTAHLFLTQAFRHAPPAMLAPFSYCQIVFAGILGLVLFGHSPDMAGLVGIALICLSGLGAAWLQRRR; encoded by the coding sequence ATGCCACGTCCCACTGCGCTCGACGCTGTCAGCCAACCGCTCAAGGGCATCGCCCTGGTGGTCTTGGCGACGTTGCTGTTCGCCAGCCACGACGCCCTGTCCAAGTACCTGGCCGGCTTCTATCCGATTCTCTGGGTGGTGTGGGCGCGGTATCTGGTGCACACCTTGCTGATGATGGTGATCTTCCTGCCGCAGTCGGGCCTTCGCGTGCTGCGTACCCGCAGGCCCGGGCTGCAGACCCTGCGCGCGCTGTGTCTGTTGGGCACCAGCTTGTTGTTCACCACGGCCTTGCAGTACATCCCGTTGGCCGAGGCGACAGCGGTCAACTTCCTTGCGCCGTTGCTGGTCACGGCGTTGTCGCTGCCGCTGCTGGGCGAGAAGGTCACGCGTGGGCAGTGGGTGGCGGTGCTGGTGAGTTTCGTCGGCGTGACAGTGATCATTCATCCGGGCGGTGCCTTGTTCACCCCGGCGGTGTTGCTACCATTCGGCTCGGCCTTGTGCTTCTGTTTCTACCAACTGCTGACGCGCAAACTCAGCGGCACCGACAGCCCGACCACCAGCAACTTCTTCACCGGCCTGCTCAACACCTTGGTGATGAGCGCTGTGGTGCCGATGTTCTGGCAGACACCGAGCCTGGTCCACGGATTGATGGCGGTGGCCCTGGGCACCTGCGGGATGACCGCGCACCTGTTCCTGACCCAGGCCTTTCGTCATGCGCCGCCGGCCATGCTGGCGCCATTCAGTTACTGTCAGATCGTGTTCGCCGGGATTCTTGGCCTGGTGCTGTTCGGACACAGCCCGGACATGGCCGGGCTGGTGGGGATTGCCTTGATCTGCCTGAGCGGCCTGGGCGCCGCTTGGTTGCAGCGTCGCCGTTAG
- a CDS encoding MFS transporter has protein sequence MAQPLGSTPHAGIGDKLRGAMAVGKTRWVMLALVFFATTLNYIDRAALGVMQPILAKEMSWTAMDYANINFWFQVGYAIGFVLQGRLIDRVGVKRVFFCAVLLWSLATGAHGLATSAVGFMVCRFILGLTEAANYPACVKTTRLWFPAGERAVATGIFNAGTNVGAMFTPMLLPLILSVWGWQAAFMGMAALGLVWAVFWGLKYFNPEDHPSVSKEELAYVQSEAEPDQARVPFSRILRMRGTWAFALAYSLTAPVFWFYLYWLPPFLNQQYSLGISVTQMGIPLIVIYLSADFGSVGGGILSSFLIGRGMAPVKARLLSMLLFAVTIVGVTFAAGASSLWVAVLAISLAIAAHQAWTANIWSLVMDYTPKHMMSTVFGFGGMCAAIGGMFMTQLVGYILTTTHNNYTLLFTLIPAMYFIALAWMYFMAPRKVPKVEA, from the coding sequence ATGGCCCAGCCCCTGGGCAGTACTCCACACGCCGGAATCGGCGACAAGCTGCGTGGCGCCATGGCCGTCGGCAAGACCCGCTGGGTCATGCTCGCCCTGGTGTTCTTTGCCACCACCTTGAACTACATCGACCGCGCCGCCCTTGGGGTGATGCAGCCGATCCTGGCCAAGGAAATGAGCTGGACGGCGATGGACTACGCCAACATCAACTTCTGGTTCCAGGTCGGTTACGCCATTGGCTTCGTGCTCCAGGGCCGCTTGATCGACCGGGTCGGGGTCAAGCGTGTGTTTTTCTGTGCCGTCCTGCTCTGGAGCCTGGCCACCGGCGCTCATGGCCTGGCCACTTCGGCGGTGGGCTTCATGGTCTGCCGGTTCATTCTGGGCCTGACCGAAGCGGCCAACTACCCGGCCTGCGTCAAGACCACCCGCTTGTGGTTCCCGGCCGGTGAGCGCGCCGTGGCCACTGGTATCTTCAACGCCGGTACCAACGTCGGCGCCATGTTCACGCCCATGCTGCTGCCGTTGATCCTCAGCGTCTGGGGCTGGCAAGCGGCGTTCATGGGCATGGCCGCACTGGGCCTGGTCTGGGCGGTGTTCTGGGGCCTGAAGTACTTCAACCCGGAAGATCATCCGAGCGTCAGCAAGGAAGAACTGGCCTACGTGCAAAGTGAAGCGGAACCCGATCAGGCCCGCGTGCCGTTCTCACGCATCCTGCGCATGCGCGGCACCTGGGCCTTTGCCCTGGCCTACTCGCTGACGGCGCCGGTGTTCTGGTTCTACCTGTACTGGCTGCCGCCCTTTCTCAACCAGCAATACAGCCTGGGCATCAGCGTGACGCAGATGGGCATCCCGCTGATCGTCATTTACCTGAGTGCGGATTTCGGCAGCGTCGGCGGCGGTATCCTCTCCTCGTTCCTGATTGGCCGCGGCATGGCCCCGGTCAAGGCGCGGCTGCTGTCGATGCTGCTGTTTGCCGTGACCATCGTCGGCGTGACCTTCGCCGCCGGGGCCAGCAGCCTGTGGGTCGCGGTACTGGCGATTTCCCTGGCCATCGCCGCGCACCAGGCCTGGACCGCCAATATCTGGAGCCTGGTGATGGACTACACACCCAAGCACATGATGAGCACGGTGTTCGGCTTCGGCGGCATGTGCGCGGCCATCGGCGGCATGTTCATGACCCAACTGGTCGGCTACATCCTCACCACCACCCACAACAACTACACCCTGTTGTTCACCCTGATTCCGGCCATGTACTTCATCGCCCTGGCGTGGATGTACTTCATGGCCCCGCGCAAAGTGCCGAAGGTCGAGGCCTAA
- the pcaG gene encoding protocatechuate 3,4-dioxygenase subunit alpha, producing the protein MPIELLPETPSQTAGPYVHIGLALEAAGNPTRDQEIWNRMAQAQAPGEHILVFGNVYDGNGHLVRDSFLEFWQADHKGDYHSEFNLEKPFNSFGRTATTFDAGEWALYTIKPGVALNAAGVPMAPHINVSLFARGINIHLQTRLYFDDEAQANAQCPVLNLIEQPQRRETLVATRCEVDGKLAYRFDIRIQGEGETVFFDF; encoded by the coding sequence ATGCCTATTGAACTGCTGCCGGAAACCCCTTCGCAGACCGCCGGCCCTTACGTGCATATCGGCCTGGCCCTGGAGGCTGCCGGTAATCCGACTCGCGACCAGGAAATCTGGAATCGCATGGCCCAGGCTCAAGCGCCGGGTGAGCACATCCTGGTGTTCGGCAATGTCTATGACGGCAATGGCCACTTGGTGCGCGACTCGTTCCTGGAGTTCTGGCAGGCCGACCACAAGGGTGACTACCACAGCGAATTCAATCTGGAAAAACCGTTCAACAGCTTTGGCCGCACTGCCACCACCTTCGATGCCGGTGAGTGGGCCCTGTACACCATCAAGCCGGGCGTGGCCCTTAACGCCGCCGGCGTGCCGATGGCGCCACATATAAATGTCAGCCTGTTCGCCCGTGGCATCAACATTCACCTGCAGACCCGTTTGTACTTCGATGACGAAGCCCAGGCCAATGCCCAGTGCCCGGTGCTCAACCTGATCGAGCAACCGCAGCGACGCGAGACGCTGGTGGCGACCCGCTGCGAAGTGGACGGCAAGCTGGCATACCGCTTTGATATCCGCATTCAGGGAGAAGGCGAGACGGTGTTCTTCGATTTCTGA
- a CDS encoding IclR family transcriptional regulator yields the protein MAGSQIERALSLLERLTSEPRGLPLQSLAEELEIPKSATHRMLAELMRLGYVRQNAESSRYLLSTRLVAMGFRYLASSGADVVQPILDQLAQQTGELVRLGVIDGERQTWIAKAQGARSGLRYDPDMGRDAPLFYTASGHAWLSSLSDAQALLLVERQGIANPADFGPNAPKSNAELLERLRIAREHGYAWVAESSALGTSALAAVVRHPLDGHAVGVLSVAGPSARMSEARMHALAPVLLAAAAELSAASPASELFV from the coding sequence ATGGCCGGCAGTCAGATCGAACGTGCGTTGAGCCTTCTCGAACGCCTCACCAGCGAACCGCGCGGGCTGCCCCTGCAGTCCCTGGCCGAAGAGCTGGAGATCCCCAAGAGCGCCACCCATCGCATGCTCGCCGAGCTGATGCGCCTGGGCTATGTGCGCCAGAATGCCGAGAGCAGCCGCTACCTCTTGAGTACCCGCCTGGTGGCCATGGGCTTTCGCTACCTGGCCAGCAGCGGCGCCGATGTTGTCCAGCCGATTCTCGATCAACTGGCCCAGCAAACCGGTGAACTGGTGCGCCTGGGTGTGATCGACGGCGAACGCCAGACCTGGATCGCCAAGGCCCAGGGCGCTCGCTCCGGCTTGCGCTATGACCCGGACATGGGCCGTGATGCGCCGCTGTTCTACACCGCTTCCGGGCATGCCTGGCTGTCGAGCCTGAGTGATGCCCAGGCGTTGCTGCTGGTGGAGCGCCAGGGGATTGCCAATCCTGCGGACTTCGGCCCCAATGCGCCGAAGTCCAATGCCGAACTGCTCGAACGCCTGCGTATCGCCCGCGAGCATGGCTATGCCTGGGTGGCGGAGAGTTCGGCGTTGGGTACTTCGGCCCTGGCCGCAGTGGTGCGCCACCCGCTCGACGGGCACGCGGTGGGGGTGCTCAGCGTGGCCGGGCCCAGTGCGCGTATGAGTGAGGCACGCATGCACGCATTGGCGCCGGTGTTGCTGGCGGCAGCGGCGGAGTTGTCGGCGGCCAGCCCCGCGTCCGAGCTTTTCGTTTAG
- the pcaH gene encoding protocatechuate 3,4-dioxygenase subunit beta, producing the protein MSAQDNSRFAIRDRNWHPKAFTPDYKTSVARSPRQALVSIAQSVSESTGPDFSHLAFGPHDHDLLLNFNNGGLPIGERIVLAGRVCDQHGKPIPHTLVEIWQANAGGRYRHKNDRYLAPLDPNFGGVGRALTDSQGYYSFRTIKPGPYPWRNGPNDWRPAHIHVSISGPSIATRLITQLYFEGDPLIPMCPIVKSIANPDAVQSLIARLDMSNANPMDCLAYRFDIVLRGQRKTHFENC; encoded by the coding sequence ATGTCTGCGCAAGACAACAGTCGCTTCGCTATCCGTGATCGCAACTGGCACCCGAAAGCCTTCACCCCCGACTACAAGACCTCCGTCGCCCGTTCGCCGCGCCAGGCCCTGGTGAGCATCGCGCAGTCGGTCAGCGAAAGCACCGGGCCGGATTTTTCGCACCTTGCCTTCGGCCCCCACGACCACGACCTGCTGCTCAACTTCAACAACGGCGGGCTGCCGATCGGTGAGCGAATCGTCTTGGCCGGCCGCGTCTGCGACCAGCACGGCAAGCCGATCCCGCACACCTTGGTAGAGATCTGGCAAGCCAATGCCGGTGGCCGCTACCGGCACAAGAACGACCGTTACCTGGCGCCGCTGGACCCCAACTTCGGCGGTGTCGGCCGCGCCCTGACCGACAGCCAGGGCTACTACAGCTTCCGCACCATCAAGCCGGGCCCGTACCCCTGGCGCAACGGCCCCAACGACTGGCGCCCGGCGCACATCCATGTGTCGATCAGCGGCCCGTCGATTGCCACGCGCTTGATTACCCAGTTGTACTTCGAAGGCGATCCGTTGATCCCGATGTGCCCGATCGTCAAGTCGATTGCCAACCCTGACGCGGTGCAGAGCCTGATCGCCCGCCTGGACATGAGCAATGCCAACCCCATGGACTGCCTGGCCTATCGCTTTGACATCGTGTTGCGCGGGCAGCGCAAGACCCACTTTGAAAACTGCTGA
- the ypfJ gene encoding KPN_02809 family neutral zinc metallopeptidase → MQWRKGRRSDNVVDARGEGGGGMRFGGGKGLSLGAILLIVGIGWITGQDPLQILGQLAGQMGQEQTAPVSPGSSKAPPANDEQAEFVRSILGDTEDTWKAIFAQAGRQYKDPNLILFSGQINSACGFASSAVGPFYCPADQKVYLDMSFFREMEQRFSAAGDFAQAYVIAHEVGHHVQTLLGVSAKVQAARQRGERMEGDNGLLVRQELQADCLAGVWAYQAQKRLNWLEPGDIEEALNAANAIGDDRLQQQGQGRVVPDSFTHGTSQQRQRWFKTGFAKGDINQCDTFSARAL, encoded by the coding sequence ATGCAATGGCGAAAAGGCAGGCGTAGCGACAATGTGGTCGATGCCCGTGGCGAGGGTGGTGGCGGCATGCGCTTCGGCGGTGGCAAAGGCCTGAGCCTGGGGGCAATCCTGTTGATTGTCGGGATTGGCTGGATCACCGGCCAGGACCCGCTGCAGATCCTCGGCCAACTGGCCGGGCAGATGGGCCAGGAGCAGACCGCGCCGGTCAGCCCCGGCAGCAGCAAAGCACCACCGGCCAATGACGAGCAGGCCGAGTTTGTCCGCTCGATCCTGGGCGACACCGAAGACACCTGGAAAGCCATCTTTGCCCAGGCCGGCCGCCAGTACAAAGACCCCAACCTGATCCTGTTCAGCGGCCAGATCAACTCGGCCTGCGGTTTTGCCTCTTCGGCGGTCGGGCCGTTCTATTGCCCGGCCGACCAGAAAGTCTACCTGGACATGAGCTTCTTCCGCGAAATGGAACAGCGCTTCTCGGCCGCTGGCGATTTTGCCCAGGCTTATGTAATCGCCCACGAAGTCGGCCACCATGTGCAAACCCTGCTCGGCGTCTCGGCCAAGGTCCAGGCTGCCCGCCAACGTGGCGAGCGCATGGAGGGCGACAATGGCTTGCTGGTACGCCAGGAGCTGCAGGCCGACTGCCTGGCCGGAGTCTGGGCCTACCAGGCGCAAAAACGCCTGAACTGGCTGGAGCCGGGCGATATCGAAGAAGCCCTGAACGCCGCCAACGCTATCGGTGACGACCGCCTGCAGCAGCAGGGCCAGGGCCGCGTGGTGCCGGACTCGTTTACCCACGGCACCTCACAGCAGCGCCAGCGCTGGTTCAAGACCGGCTTCGCCAAGGGTGATATCAACCAGTGCGACACCTTCAGCGCACGGGCACTCTGA